A single Entelurus aequoreus isolate RoL-2023_Sb linkage group LG11, RoL_Eaeq_v1.1, whole genome shotgun sequence DNA region contains:
- the LOC133660603 gene encoding uncharacterized protein LOC133660603 isoform X2, with protein MYSYAFTSICIKHAESYTSSYHLGAPFRVPFHLIKFIMNRDIAVVPSGWYDDRMVFWPSYKNTDRIERAALNEEQHEPNWPRFDVSVVRTCDNYKDALKIMQQYGKGCNTSDLQSEAENEELPEKRNRKPVHRLGDSDDSEEDPGNSDLTSLGLASQLHRQTPPSRRVPARVMSTCQLDSSTGDNFLGTAVPPRLPPPPSPAALNMWQTEEPGSSLAYRPTWRGERMADNISCSAPEVIHIISLLETIKHNQDQLIAKVL; from the exons atgtattcatatgccttcaccagcatatgcattaaacatgcagagagttacacaag ttcttaccaccttggggcaccattcag ggtgccttttcatctgattaaatttataatgaacagggacattgcggttgtcccaagtggatggtatgatgataggatggttttctggcccagctataaaaacaccgacagaattgaaagggccgctttaaatgaggagcagcatgagccaaactggccaagatttgacgtttctgttgtccgaacttgtg acaactacaaagacgcattaaaaataatgcaacaatatggaaagggctgcaacacctcagacctgcaatctgaggcagagaacgaggagctgccagaaaaaaggaacaggaagccagt ccatcgtctcggggactcagatgatagcgaagaagacccgggaaatagtgacctcacatctctggggttggcaagccaattgcacaggcaga ctccaccgtctcgccgagtgccagcaagagtcatgagtacttgtcaactcgactcctcaactggagataactttctag gaacggcagtccctcctcgactccctccacccccctcaccagcagccctcaacatgtggcagacagaggagcctggatccagcctggcctacaggccaacatggcgaggggaaaGAATGGctgacaacatttcctgctctg cgcctgaggtaatccacatcattagcctgctggaaactattaagcacaaccaagaccagctgattgcgaag gtgctgtga
- the LOC133660603 gene encoding uncharacterized protein LOC133660603 isoform X1: MYSYAFTSICIKHAESYTSSYHLGAPFRVPFHLIKFIMNRDIAVVPSGWYDDRMVFWPSYKNTDRIERAALNEEQHEPNWPRFDVSVVRTCDNYKDALKIMQQYGKGCNTSDLQSEAENEELPEKRNRKPVHRLGDSDDSEEDPGNSDLTSLGLASQLHRQTPPSRRVPARVMSTCQLDSSTGDNFLAPHHGEERIHMPSPAPALNMQRVTQGTAVPPRLPPPPSPAALNMWQTEEPGSSLAYRPTWRGERMADNISCSAPEVIHIISLLETIKHNQDQLIAKVL; the protein is encoded by the exons atgtattcatatgccttcaccagcatatgcattaaacatgcagagagttacacaag ttcttaccaccttggggcaccattcag ggtgccttttcatctgattaaatttataatgaacagggacattgcggttgtcccaagtggatggtatgatgataggatggttttctggcccagctataaaaacaccgacagaattgaaagggccgctttaaatgaggagcagcatgagccaaactggccaagatttgacgtttctgttgtccgaacttgtg acaactacaaagacgcattaaaaataatgcaacaatatggaaagggctgcaacacctcagacctgcaatctgaggcagagaacgaggagctgccagaaaaaaggaacaggaagccagt ccatcgtctcggggactcagatgatagcgaagaagacccgggaaatagtgacctcacatctctggggttggcaagccaattgcacaggcaga ctccaccgtctcgccgagtgccagcaagagtcatgagtacttgtcaactcgactcctcaactggagataactttctag cacctcaccatggggaagaacgcattcatatgccttcaccagcacctgcattaaacatgcagagagttacacaag gaacggcagtccctcctcgactccctccacccccctcaccagcagccctcaacatgtggcagacagaggagcctggatccagcctggcctacaggccaacatggcgaggggaaaGAATGGctgacaacatttcctgctctg cgcctgaggtaatccacatcattagcctgctggaaactattaagcacaaccaagaccagctgattgcgaag gtgctgtga